The sequence below is a genomic window from Cucumis melo cultivar AY chromosome 5, USDA_Cmelo_AY_1.0, whole genome shotgun sequence.
ATATGTAATTTATAACTTGTTATCCTAttcatggattttttttttagctaAACAACATAAAGGAAGGGTTAGGAATGAAAAGGTCAAATGCTAAAGAGTATAGAGAGGTTACACCAGTTTCAACGGGAATATGGATAGATGCTTTAAGAGGAAAAGTAGTTGAACCAAGGAAGGATAAAGAGAATTCATCCTCAGAATGGCCATCGTTTGATCTGCATCTAAGTCAAGCTTGAAATATTCATTTTATGCTTTTTTGTTAGGGGTCTAGAATATATTGGAATTAACATGTTTTTGTTGAACTAAGGTATTTGTTTTTACAAAACTTATAAATTCATGCTTATTTGATAATTGTTATGTAAGCTGGATTACATTGGATTTTGAACATAACTGTGATTGAGTTTAAAACAGCCAAATACAGTGTAGTTGAATACTTTGTATTTAAGTGAACAAAAGAACGATCTTATTTGAACGAATCATTCAACCAACTTAATAAGAAAATACAACTATGAATATAAACTAATTATCCCTTTTACTTCTTAAACATCGCTATTACTAAATGGGTTCTTTACAAGACCTGCAATTGTGACCTTTTTTACCACACCTGCTACAACGAACAGAGGCTTTCTTCTCTAAGAATGAAGTAAACCTCTTCTTTTTGGGTCTTCCAGCTGGACGTTTAACCTGCGGTGGAAGTATTCCATCATTGCCACCTTGGTGGATATTCCTAATTTGGTTTACAGTACCAATAGGACGCGTCCCCTTCTTGTATAGGTTTATCAAATTTGAGACATAGTAGAACTTATCGGTGTATAAATGGAGATTAAGATTCCTTGTGGACAATGCTATACATGCATGTGAACAAGGGATCAAATCAAGGTCCCATTGACGACATGAACATGTCCGATTTAAAATGTTGACGACAAATTGTTCCTTACGATGGTGGACTTCAAATTCATGTTGGTCTACAGAATATATCTGTCAAACCAATACAACAAatatcatgtacaaaaaaagtaaTTCACTACACTTTTACTGCATTTATTGAATATTAAATAACTTACATTCATTGAGCGGCTCTGCGCCAAGGATTCTCGAATCATATCTTCTGCATATATTGAAAGTTGTGTGCGTTGGAAACTCCATTTGGTACGACGTTCATAGAACCATTTTTGAATCAAACTACGGATAGATTCTAGAAGTCCAATTACAGGCAATTCTCGTTGTTCTTTCAAGGTAGAGTTCATACTTTCAGAGATGTTGGTTATAATAACCTGGTATCTTTTTCTCCTAAAAAATGCCCTGGCCCACTTATGTCTTCCCACTGCTTCCAACTCATGCCTCATTGATGGAGATAGTTGTTCGAGTTGCCTCATGTAGTACTCAAATTCCAGTGGTGTATACGCTCTGGCACATTTATTGAATGAGTCCTCCATGGGAAGTGATTTATGGTTCTTTTTCAAGTTCTTCAACAAATAGAATGCACATAATCCATGTTCAGCTATTTCATAAACGGCATTAAACCCATTTTCTATACTTTTGTGAGCATCAGAAACAATTACCATCTCATTATGTTCCCCAAAAACGGCTTTAAGGTTTCGAAAAAACCATGACCATGACAAATCATTCTCTGAATCAACGACAGCAAAAGCTAGTGGCACAATTTGAGAGTTCCCATCAATAGTACAAGCAGATATGAGGGTACCAAGATATTTGTTCTTCATAGCTGCACCATCAACAGAAATAACTGGTACGCAGTAGTTCCATGCATCAATTGAAGCAGCTAGTGCCATGAAATAGAATTTAAACCGACCTTCATCATCTGCTTCTTCAGCCGTATATGTACCTAAAAACAGTCATATAAAGTAGTTTAGAATTACATTGTATTTTTATATGGATCTTGTGGTATCTGTTAAAATACAGGGTAATTGAAATTTTTGATACCTGGGTTGTTTCGGATCAGTGCATCCGAAAAGGCAGACAACATGGCATATGAGTCCTCCGGAGTACCCCTAATGGAATTCAAAGCAATTTCACGTCCTCTCCAAGCTTTACCATAACTTATGTTCACACCGTGGTGAATCTTCATATAATATATAACATCCGAAGGACGACATGGAGCCTTGTCATTcgttttaaatattaatttcgtACACTCAGATACAATCCAGGATGTTGCTTGTTTGTGGTCATTCTTCACGACGTCAACAGAACACAGATGTGTATCTGTGAATTTACGAACTATCCAAATGTCACTTTTTTTGAATACCGAAGCACGTAGATACCAGGGGCAAGATGGATCCTTACATCTGATGTCGAATGATGTACGGTTAGACCGAACAGTAACTAATTCAAAACTACTATTCAAAGAGAGCATATAAATAACTTTTTTCAAAACTGATTTTTGTCTAAACATGGATCCAACTCTAATGTGTATAGCAGTATTTGGTGATTCAAATGCATTGAGATGAATAATTACATTTTCAGTACGTGAGTCTTCGGTTCTAGGTATTTCGCTGCTCATATAAGGGGTATTTCCAATATCCGTAGCAGGTGCGGTGTCGACAACAATGAGTAGATCATTGTCCGTCAATTTTGATAAAACTAACATAATCCAAGACACATCCTTATCATCCACAATCCGAATGAGTTTCGAATTGTTGCCATATTTCCAGTAAAGGGTCAACCTACAGATAGAAACTTCTGAATTTGGAAAAAGTCTATGTTGGATACAAtttacaaattcttgaaacgaggatgaaactggaacatatacatcaaggaGGCGATAGTCAATATATCGGCATGATTCGATCCATCTACCATGGAATACGGTCTTCACTCGTTGCAAAGCCATCAAAACAATTCAAAGGGAACATGTTTATCGAAAAAAGTATTAAGTGGTAGATTGTATATAGGagggatgaatattaaattattgtttcatcttatgaatataatgttgggaaggcaatgttagttatttttctaaagtagtttaggatataaagatttgaaatttcaaaaagaatatgTTTTGCTCCATTCTTCgttaaaatttatgttttaatagCCATGAACGTTTTGGTGAAATTTGTATTTTCGTAATATATTCAGATTTGAGATTGTGTTTCGGTTTCCATTAACGAACTGTGGTTTGTTTGTAACATTAAAGATATAGATGACaatttatttggcatgattttagggatagttgagatttgaatctaaagataagtattcccattatatttgccataattttagggaattgttggagtttaaatttgaattttatagaTTTGAATTTCGATTGTTTTAAATGCTTTTCGGTTACATTCTTTAATGTTTTTTCGTAAATGGTTAAATATTGCATCATGTTTATCATTGTTTTAGGAAGGAATacttcattgcattaaaattctATAAGCTATTCATTGCCTTAATagctattgaaggaaaaatcagtagctaaagtttgaatatataattattgaagggaaaaatgggaataattaggggatattgaaatcaattaaACATGGTTAGGGATATTTatgataatataataattatttgatttggttaataattaaCATAAGTTGGTGTGTTTATAGATACACTGTAATTGGCTAtgttatgttttatttgatttttcaggttccttaaatatactgtatttgattTAGGACAGTTTTGATACGTTAAAGGGCATTTTCGGTCGAAAAAAGTGGGAAATTTATCCAGGCAGTtggttttgccataaataaaaataaaataactgtTTGTTATTTTGACAAATTCCATTCTTATATTTGCCATTTTCAAGGATTcctaaaaaagaaatttgatttctcCTAGCATTCAACTCTAATTCAAGTTTTCTCTCTCCCGATTTCTTTATTCATTGAGTTCCACAACCCGGTTATGAGTTCGGAGAATAGTGgatcaacactagtggtggtttGATTTGTGTTTGGGTAGAAAAATGAGCAATTATGGAAATACTGAGGTATATATCATCTGTTTAACTCTAATTTGATTTAACTTTAAGGTATTTGCATATTAATCTTAGCAATTAGAGTAAGTTTTGATTGTATTCCGCTATGCATGCacaattttttcataaattatatgtataatttgaaacaaacaaataaaaatgaacaTCCTTAAAACTGAAACAAGTTACAAAAAAACAAtccataaaattcaaatttcaaaatcactttaATTTCAAAACCTATCACTTACAATTGAAGTGTTGAATTTgactaaaaaaataaagagaaacataacaaaaattAAGTAAAACCTAAAATATAGGAAAAAGAATAAGTAgcacaaaaacaaaaagagaatAGAAGAacgaggagaagaagaaaaaggaaaggaagaagaagcaaaagaaagaaaagaatacTTGGAAAGGAAATTGTTGTCGATGATGGATGTGGAAACACTAACTATGGAAAAATTTGCCTCTAGTTATGGATGTGGAAATATACGTGGAGATAATTGTTGTTCTGATCAAAACTTCAATGACCAACAAAGATTAAAATACATATCAAATCaccaaaaaaatatatgaaGAAGGCGCTAAGAATCGAGTGATCGCATGAATATTTGAATATGTTAAAGGATATTTTTGGaacaatataaaaataaaatattatgcCATGTAATCTCCCTTTTTTTGTTATAAGATGTAAATACTTTTGGTTTTCTTTTACTTATGTAAATTTCCTAAATTAATATATactgtatttttattttaatttaataaattagttTACATACACATCATACTTATGTTTAAATTAATGGTACTTCTAAATAAACGGTAAAAAACcgatttaataaaactattaatCAATTAAGTATATTTTTAGTTAGTTAAGGATCATTAtgcataatatatataatatgattttatttcttaataaatttataattagtttatcattcattatttattttattaattagtacatcatatttatatttacatagtttcatcaaatttatgttttcaaattatttattttacaaatactaataattaataatttaaaataacaagGAATTGTCATGAATagtaaaatattgaaactatttacaaaacatagcaaaaaaaatttaagtagGTTATAGAGAGTTTGATggtttttattatattttgtaaatagtttcgatattttatttttttaaatgttccattaatattattttttaattgttaaataattaatttttctaaaaaattgaattaattttattatttatcaaattaatatattaaaaatttataaattttttcgttattaattttgaaaataaaatacaaaagtAATTTATTTCCATTCGCATACATAATAACCACATACATCCTAATTTTAGCAAtcctaattttaattttactattctaaaacatttttaattCCCAATAATTTTATTCTTAACCCAATTCCTAAACAACATCTAAAATTACATAAGTTTAGACCAACATAATTTTTAAACCTACTTCATAGTAGGATGGGAAATGGAAATGAATCAATAACTAACTAATAGTCATATGAGTCGCAAAATAGAAATGTAAAAATTCTTCTATTTATTATTActgctttatttatttatttatatatatatgtggtaTAGATAAAAGATAAACATTGTACCATAGTAAGTAAAATTctggaaaaaaaaagtaatgatGCAATCTATCGATagaatatagtaaaatttcaaattttcattaataataGATATCGATAGATATTAATATGATATAATTTAGTTTCGGGTagtttttgataaaaaaaaaatggaacaaatcaataattgttctatttttataaaaatacaaatcaaaatgtattaattttaaactaaaaacaCAAACCAAATCCATAAATGTATTTGGATTATTTCAATTGTTTGATTTTTGGTATTTCTTTTGGTGCACTTCGATTACTAATAATGTATATGGACAATTAAAATATGATACCCCATCGAAAATTGCTTTTGCTGTAAATAAAGATTTATAGAACAGCGCAAGGCATACACCGGCTTGGCTTCTCTCGTTCGAGGTTACTCCTTCCTATTTAGAACAAAacgaaaaggaaaaggaaaaggaaagaagagaagaaatatcTCAATCTACAGATTCAGTGCTTTCTTCCTCTTCGGATTCCCCTTCTTCCCACAACTTCCTCTATCGATTTCTTGGTATACGCCGCTTAATTCATCTCCTTCCACCTTTACGATTCATTCTTTTTCATCTGTTTCGTTGCTCAATCTTCTTTCATTCCAACCTTTAAAAGGGTTTTCTGTATTATGAGGTTTAGTTGATTTGATATGCGTACTTCTTTTTGTTCAAACTTTATTGGGTTTGTGTGTTTCTTTAATTGGATTAtttgtttttaagttttttttgcTTTGTGGTAGTTCTCTTGTTGTTGGAAGGTGGATTGAATAAGTGGATATGGACTCGTCGTCTATAGAGGCTGTTCCAGCAATGCAGGTAAAATGTTTAGGCTTTTTAGCCAATGTGTTTTACTGTACATGTACGTATTGCTATCAACACATTGATTCATTTTGCGAGTAATTGGAAGGAGGGAGAGGAAGGGAGTCTATCCTGCTGCATGTTTAACTTCTATAAATAAATTTTCAGTTTGATCATTGGAGATAACTTTTATCAACAAATTTCTTTGATCGACAACATCTCTATTAAGGAAAATGATAGAACTGAGGCTGCCTAATATGAAGAAACTGTGGGAACCCGTTTTTATTACATTGGTCTTCCTCTGGGCAGCAATCCTAAATCCTTAGCTTTTTGGAATCCCGTGGTGGATAAAGTTAAAAAAAGACTTGCCTCATAAAGAAAGGTTTCTTTTTAAAAGTTAGTTGGCTGACCTTAATCAGGTCTATGTTGAGTGGTATTCCATCGTATTAATTTTCTCTCTTCAGAGCCCGTGGGAGGTTTCAAGCCTTTGGAAAGGATGATGCACGATTTACTTTGAGAAGGAGAGGAGGAAGGAAAAGGTAAAGGATCAACGATCACAGGATATCATTGAGAGGCAATTGAGTTTTAGGGCTTAGAGATCAAGAATTTTAGGCTTCGTAATAGATCTTTCTTAGCTAAGTAGTTGTGGTGGTTCCACCTTGAGCATCTTTGGCATAAGAATATTTCTAGTAAACACGGTCCTCATCCTTTTTAAATGGTTGATGAAAGGGGTCAAAGGCATCTACCGGAAATTGTGGAAGGATGTTTCCAATGAGCTCCCTTCTCTTGTTCACATTATCCATTATGCGTTGGTAGAAAGGAACAACACATACTTTTGGAAAGATAAGTGGGTTGAGGATATACCTTTTTGTTCTTTATCTCCTCATCTTTACCTTTTGTCTTCTCTTAAAGATCATCTTGCGTCTGACTCTGATTTCTTGGTTAGGCATGGGTGATAGGTGTTCCTGTTCATTCTCTCTTCAATAGGGAAGTGATTGGCGTAACCTATCTTTTGTCTTTGCTTGAGGGTTACCCTTTTAGTAGTGGGGGAAGGGATTTGAGGGTCTGGAGTCCCAATCCTTTGGAGGGATTCTTTTGCAAGTCTCTTTTTTGTTGTGTGTTCGACCCTTCTCCCCTCGATGTGTTGGTCTTTTCTGTGCTGTGGAAGATTGAGATCCTGAGGAAAGTAAAGCTTTTTACCTGGCTAGTGTTGCTCGGTTAACATGATGGATCAGTTTGCTAGGAAGCTTCCCTTGCTTGTTGGTCCATTTCGATGTATTATCTATTGGTTGGCAGATGAAGACTTGGATCATATTCTTTTGCGTTGTGAATTTGTGAGAGCTGcctgcaatttttttttcagaCATTTGGGTTCCTACTTGTTTGGCATGGTTACTAGTGATATGATTGGGGGGTTCCTCCTTCATTCGCCTTTTCATGAGAAGAGACGCTTCTTATGGATGGTGGGGGATGTGCCGTTCTTCTGGTTTTCTGGGGGGGAGCGGATTAACAAGTTGTTTAGGGGTTCTAAGAGGGGTTCTTTTGAGATTTT
It includes:
- the LOC127149302 gene encoding uncharacterized protein LOC127149302 isoform X1, translating into MKIHHGVNISYGKAWRGREIALNSIRGTPEDSYAMLSAFSDALIRNNPGTYTAEEADDEGRFKFYFMALAASIDAWNYCVPVISVDGAAMKNKYLGTLISACTIDGNSQIVPLAFAVVDSENDLSWSWFFRNLKAVFGEHNEMVIVSDAHKSIENGFNAVYEIAEHGLCAFYLLKNLKKNHKSLPMEDSFNKCARAYTPLEFEYYMRQLEQLSPSMRHELEAVGRHKWARAFFRRKRYQVIITNISESMNSTLKEQRELPVIGLLESIRSLIQKWFYERRTKWSFQRTQLSIYAEDMIRESLAQSRSMNIYSVDQHEFEVHHRKEQFVVNILNRTCSCRQWDLDLIPCSHACIALSTRNLNLHLYTDKFYYVSNLINLYKKGTRPIGTVNQIRNIHQGGNDGILPPQVKRPAGRPKKKRFTSFLEKKASVRCSRCGKKGHNCRSCKEPI
- the LOC127149302 gene encoding uncharacterized protein LOC127149302 isoform X2; amino-acid sequence: MKIHHGVNISYGKAWRGREIALNSIRGTPEDSYAMLSAFSDALIRNNPGTYTAEEADDEGRFKFYFMALAASIDAWNYCVPVISVDGAAMKNKYLGTLISACTIDGNSQIVPLAFAVVDSENDLSWSWFFRNLKAVFGEHNEMVIVSDAHKSIENGFNAVYEIAEHGLCAFYLLKNLKKNHKSLPMEDSFNKCARAYTPLEFEYYMRQLEQLSPSMRHELEAVGRHKWARAFFRRKRYQVIITNISESMNSTLKEQRELPVIGLLESIRSLIQKWFYERRTKWSFQRTQLSIYAEDMIRESLAQSRSMNVKRPAGRPKKKRFTSFLEKKASVRCSRCGKKGHNCRSCKEPI